Proteins from a genomic interval of Trifolium pratense cultivar HEN17-A07 linkage group LG6, ARS_RC_1.1, whole genome shotgun sequence:
- the LOC123890925 gene encoding probable histone H2A.5 yields the protein MEAEATISSTTIGAGGRRGGDRKKAVSKSSKAGLQFPVGRVARFMKKGRYSQRLGTGAPIYLAAVLEYLAAEVLELAGNAARDNKKNRINPRHVCLAVRNDDELGKLLQGVTIANGGVLPNINPILLPKKTGSVAAETASKSPKN from the exons ATGGAAGCAGAAGCAACAATATCATCAACCACCATAGGTGCCGGTGGAAGAAGAGGCGGTGATAGAAAAAAAGCCGTTTCAAAATCTTCCAAAGCCGGTCTTCAATTTCCCGTTGGTCGTGTCGCTAGGTTCATGAAGAAAGGTCGTTATTCACAGCGTCTTGGTACCGGTGCTCCTATTTACCTCGCCGCTGTTCTCGAATATCTCGCCGCCGAG GTTCTTGAATTGGCTGGGAATGCTGCAAGAGATAACAAGAAGAATAGAATCAACCCTAGACATGTGTGTCTTGCTGTGAGAAATGATGATGAATTAGGAAAATTGCTTCAAGGTGTAACAATTGCTAATGGTGGAGTTTTGCCAAATATTAACCCTATTTTGTTGCCAAAGAAAACTGGTTCCGTTGCTGCAGAGACTGCGTCGAAGTCACCGAAGAACTAG
- the LOC123890924 gene encoding putative protease Do-like 14 has product MSYFLRNLARLNRSSVAGVVGIVAAGSSLLCSDTGSRTSVSARFHLPLQDTPWLRWALPYDLLLRHLPSFDQHGIIPLSSYRVSPVPLSDNDISKETSGEVHDGSKPCGCFGRDTIANAAAKVGPAVVNISIPKEFFGITGGMSSICSGTIINKDGTILTCAHVVADFHGARSSSKGKIEVTLQDGRTFEAKLVNADMHSDIAVLKINAETPLPEAKLGSSTRLRPGDWVIAMGCPLSLQNTVTAGIVSCVDRKSSDLGLRGMPREYLQTDCAINMGNSGGPLVNMDGEIVGVNIMKVLDADGLSFSVPIDSVCKIIDHFKKSGRVIRPWLGLRMLDLNEMIIAQLKKKDASFPNVNKGILVPMVTPGSPGDRAGFLPGDVVVQFDGKPVESMKEVIEMMGDKVRVPVKVVVKRANDKSATLTVIPEESNLDL; this is encoded by the exons ATGAGCTATTTCTTG AGGAATCTTGCACGTTTGAATAGAAGCTCCGTCGCTGGAGTGGTAGGGATTGTGGCTGCTGGTTCGTCACTACTGTGCTCCGATACTGGTTCCA GAACGTCTGTAAGCGCGAGGTTTCATTTGCCGTTACAAGATACACCATGGTTGAGATGGGCATTGCCATATGATTTGTTACTTCGACATTTGCCATCATTCGATCAACATG GAATAATTCCGCTGTCTTCGTATAGAGTCAGTCCTGTTCCTTTGTCCGACAATGACATATCTAAGGAAACTTCTGGGGAAGTTCATGATGGGTCAAAGCCGTGTGGTTGTTTTGGCAGAGATACTATTGCGAACGCAGCTGCTAAAGTTGGTCCTGCTGTTGTTAATATTTCAATTCCAAAAg AATTTTTTGGGATTACTGGAGGAATGAGTAGTATTTGCTCAGGAACAATCATTAATAAGGACGGTACAATCTTGACATGTGCTCATGTTGTGGCTGATTTTCATGGTGCAAGAAGTTCATCCAAAGGGAAG ATTGAAGTCACTTTGCAAGATGGAAGGACATTTGAGGCGAAACTGGTGAATGCTGACATGCATTCAGATATTGCTGTTCTTAAGATAAATGCTGAAACCCCACTACCAGAAGCAAAGCTGGGCTCTTCAACTAGGCTTCGTCCCGGGGATTGGGTAATTGCCATGGGTTGTCCGCTTTCCCTTCAGAATACTGTTACTGCTGGTATCGTAAG TTGCGTTGACCGCAAAAGCAGTGATTTGGGGTTGAGAGGCATGCCAAGGGAGTATTTACAAACAGATTGTGCAATTAATATG GGAAATTCTGGAGGGCCACTTGTGAATATGGATGGTGAAATTGTTGGAGTGAACATTATGAAAGTGTTGGATGCTGATGGGTTGAGTTTTTCTGTACCAATCGACTCTGTGTGTAAAATTATAGACCATTTCAAGAAAAGTGG gaGAGTAATACGTCCTTGGCTTGGACTAAGAATGCTTGATCTAAATGAGATGATTATTGCGCAGCTTAAAAAGAAAGATGCTTCATTCCCTAATGTCAATAAGGGAATTCTTGTACCAATG GTAACTCCTGGGTCTCCTGGTGATCGTGCTGGGTTCCTCCCTGGCGATGTTGTCGTTCAATTTGATGGAAAGCCCGTGGAAAGCATGAAAGAG GTAATTGAAATGATGGGGGACAAAGTTCGGGTGCCCGTGAAGGTTGTAGTTAAAAGGGCGAACGATAAATCAGCGACTCTGACTGTGATTCCGGAGGAATCCAATCTTGATTTGTAG
- the LOC123889032 gene encoding bidirectional sugar transporter SWEET14-like, with protein MSTLKMIVLMNFVGFGAIVVLTHVIFEDEKQRIKLLGWICVVFATSVFAAPLSIIRVVIRTKSVEFLPFPLSLLLLISAIMWLLYGLSLEDIYVTLPNVVGLTFGIVQITLYAIYRNSTPVNNDQLPEYKDDVINDELETSNLYTNHGCY; from the exons ATGTCGACATTGAAgatgattgtgttgatgaacTTTGTGGGATTTGGCGCGATTGTCGTGTTAACTCATGTCATATTTGAAGATGAAAAACAACGTATCAAGCTTCTTGGATGGATTTGTGTAGTTTTTGCCACTAGTGTTTTTGCAGCCCCTTTAAGCATTATT AGGGTTGTTATTCGCACCAAAAGTGTAGAGTTCCTTCCGTTTCCTCTTTCACTTCTCCTCCTCATCAGCGCCATTATGTGGCTTTTGTATGGTCTTTCCCTCGAAGATATTTATGTTACC CTCCCGAACGTTGTGGGGTTAACCTTTGGAATAGTTCAGATCACACTGTATGCAATTTACAGAAACAGTACACCAGTAAATAATGATCAGTTACCAGAATACAAAGATGATGTTATCAACGATGAATTAGAAACAAGCAATTTATATACCAATCATGGATGCTATTAG
- the LOC123889031 gene encoding bidirectional sugar transporter N3-like has product KPSFGCVVETIYIILYIIYAPRDARNLTFKLLSAMNVGSFALILLVTNYAVHDSLLRVQVLGWICVSLSVSVFAAQLSIVAQVVRTKSVEFMPFNLSFTLTLSATMWFGYGLFLKDICIALPNVLGFGLGLLQMVVYAIYRNRGEKDIKKEKKAPIEALKSIVIETRADPDTNNWCG; this is encoded by the exons aAACCCTCATTTGGATGCGTTGTAGAGACCATCTACATCATATTGTACATCATTTACGCGCCAAGGGATGCAAGG AACTTAACTTTCAAGTTACTTTCGGCAATGAATGTGGGATCCTTTGCTTTGATCCTCTTAGTCACAAACTATGCCGTGCATGATTCACTACTCCGTGTCCAAGTTCTTGGATGGATTTGTGTTTCCCTTTCAGTTAGTGTCTTTGCGGCACAACTAAGCATTGTG GCACAAGTTGTTCGTACAAAGAGTGTTGAGTTTATGCCTTTCAATTTGTCATTCACTCTCACATTGAGTGCTACAATGTGGTTTGGATATGGTCTCTTCCTCAAGGACATATGCATTGCT CTCCCAAATGTGTTGGGTTTTGGACTGGGATTACTTCAGATGGTGGTGTATGCAATTTATAGGAATCGCGGTGAAAAAGAtattaaaaaggaaaagaaggcACCAATTGAGGCACTCAAAAGTATTGTCATAGAGACCAGGGCGGACCCAGACACAAATAACTGGTGTGGCTAA